In one Thunnus maccoyii chromosome 12, fThuMac1.1, whole genome shotgun sequence genomic region, the following are encoded:
- the prpf38b gene encoding pre-mRNA-splicing factor 38B isoform X2 — translation MANVGNQLPTQAVSKPAAGKHGNVLPLWGNEKTMNLNPMILTNVLSSPYFKVQLYELKTYHEVVDEIYFKVTHVEPWEKGSRKTAGQTGMCGGVRGVGTGGIVSTAFCLLYKLFTLKLTRKQLMGLITHTDSPYIRALGFMYIRYTQPPADLIEWYDGFLDDEEELDVKAGGGCVMTIGEMLRSFLTKLEWFSTLFPRIPVPVQKIIDQQMKARPRKVAQKETQEEEAEYTETAKQGERRRSRTPRRTPSPRRSPKRSRSRSHHRERERHGPSFDRELERERDRQRKEREGRDRDRDRGDRGDRERRRSRSTDRNQDRRERRRSRSSSRDRRNERRDKERDGGDDRSKRKDRDHHKDRGTERERSRDKKNRGETDDRRHKDDRERHREERKAKRSSRSRSRERRHKSGVEEKSRKRERSHSRERDRDRDGEQRSHKRSRSKDRSHHQRESSNDHSKHSERRRSQSTE, via the exons ATGGCTAACGTCGGGAACCAGCTACCAACACAGGCCGTTAGCAAGCCTGCAGCAGGGAAACATGGAAATGTACTGCCCCTGTGGGGCAACGAAAAGACTATGAACCTCAACCCAATGATTCTCACCAATGTGCTGTCCTCGCCGTATTTCAAAGTTCAGCTTTATGAACTAAAGACCTACCACGAAGTTGTGGACGAAATCTATTTCAAG GTGACTCATGTTGAGCCTTGGGAAAAGGGAAGCAGAAAGACCGCAGGCCAGACTGGAATGTGCGGAGGG GTACGTGGAGTTGGGACTGGTGGAATCGTGTCAACGGCTTTCTGTCTTCTATACAAACTGTTTACTCTCAAGCTGACTCGCAAACAGCTGATGGGTCTGATCACTCACACAGACTCTCCCTACATCAGAGCACTTGGCTTCATGTACATACG ATACACTCAGCCTCCAGCAGATTTAATAGAATGGTATGACGGCTTCCTGGATGATGAGGAG GAGCTCGACGTGAAAGCTGGAGGTGGATGTGTGATGACCATCGGAGAGATGCTGCGCTCCTTCTTGACCAAACTGGAGTGGTTCTCCACATTGTTCCCCCGTATCCCAGTGCCTGTGCAGAAGATTATTGACCAGCAGATGAAGGCTAGGCCTCGGAAGGTCGCTCAGAAGGAAACGCAGGAAGAAGAGGCTGAATACACAGAGACTGCAAAGCAAGGGGAACGCCGCCGCTCCAG GACCCCCAGACGGACACCGAGCCCCAGACGGTCTCCTAAACGGTCAAGGAGCAGGAGCCACCATCGTGAGCGAGAACGCCACGGCCCCAGCTTCGACCGTGAGCTGGAGAGGGAGCGCGACCggcagaggaaggagagggagggcagGGACCGAGATAGGGACAGAGGGGACAGAGGAGACAGGGAGAGGCGACGATCCCGAAGCACAGACAGAAACCAAGACAGACGAGAACGTAGAAGAAGTCGCAGCAGCAGCCGGGACCGAAGGAACGAACGTAGAGACAAGGAGAGGGACGGAGGGGATGACAGGAGCAAGAGGAAGGACAGAGATCACCACAAAGATCGAGGGACTGAGAGGGAGCGGTCCAGGGATAAAAAGAACAGGGGAGAGACTGACGACAGGAGGCATAAAGACGACAGGGAGAggcacagagaagagaggaaggcGAAAAGGTCGAGCCGGAGTCGAAGCAGGGAGAGGAGACACAAAAGCGGGGTAGAGGAGAAGAGCAGGAAACGAGAGCGCAGccacagcagagagagggacaggGATAGAGACGGAGAGCAGCGTTCTCACAAACGTAGTCGTAGCAAAGACAGGAGCCATCATCAGCGAGAGTCCAGTAATGACCATAGTAAACATAGTGAACGCAGAAGGAGTCAGAGCACTGAGTAA
- the prpf38b gene encoding pre-mRNA-splicing factor 38B isoform X1: MANVGNQLPTQAVSKPAAGKHGNVLPLWGNEKTMNLNPMILTNVLSSPYFKVQLYELKTYHEVVDEIYFKVTHVEPWEKGSRKTAGQTGMCGGVRGVGTGGIVSTAFCLLYKLFTLKLTRKQLMGLITHTDSPYIRALGFMYIRYTQPPADLIEWYDGFLDDEEMPIVQQELDVKAGGGCVMTIGEMLRSFLTKLEWFSTLFPRIPVPVQKIIDQQMKARPRKVAQKETQEEEAEYTETAKQGERRRSRTPRRTPSPRRSPKRSRSRSHHRERERHGPSFDRELERERDRQRKEREGRDRDRDRGDRGDRERRRSRSTDRNQDRRERRRSRSSSRDRRNERRDKERDGGDDRSKRKDRDHHKDRGTERERSRDKKNRGETDDRRHKDDRERHREERKAKRSSRSRSRERRHKSGVEEKSRKRERSHSRERDRDRDGEQRSHKRSRSKDRSHHQRESSNDHSKHSERRRSQSTE; the protein is encoded by the exons ATGGCTAACGTCGGGAACCAGCTACCAACACAGGCCGTTAGCAAGCCTGCAGCAGGGAAACATGGAAATGTACTGCCCCTGTGGGGCAACGAAAAGACTATGAACCTCAACCCAATGATTCTCACCAATGTGCTGTCCTCGCCGTATTTCAAAGTTCAGCTTTATGAACTAAAGACCTACCACGAAGTTGTGGACGAAATCTATTTCAAG GTGACTCATGTTGAGCCTTGGGAAAAGGGAAGCAGAAAGACCGCAGGCCAGACTGGAATGTGCGGAGGG GTACGTGGAGTTGGGACTGGTGGAATCGTGTCAACGGCTTTCTGTCTTCTATACAAACTGTTTACTCTCAAGCTGACTCGCAAACAGCTGATGGGTCTGATCACTCACACAGACTCTCCCTACATCAGAGCACTTGGCTTCATGTACATACG ATACACTCAGCCTCCAGCAGATTTAATAGAATGGTATGACGGCTTCCTGGATGATGAGGAG atgCCCATTGTGCAGCAG GAGCTCGACGTGAAAGCTGGAGGTGGATGTGTGATGACCATCGGAGAGATGCTGCGCTCCTTCTTGACCAAACTGGAGTGGTTCTCCACATTGTTCCCCCGTATCCCAGTGCCTGTGCAGAAGATTATTGACCAGCAGATGAAGGCTAGGCCTCGGAAGGTCGCTCAGAAGGAAACGCAGGAAGAAGAGGCTGAATACACAGAGACTGCAAAGCAAGGGGAACGCCGCCGCTCCAG GACCCCCAGACGGACACCGAGCCCCAGACGGTCTCCTAAACGGTCAAGGAGCAGGAGCCACCATCGTGAGCGAGAACGCCACGGCCCCAGCTTCGACCGTGAGCTGGAGAGGGAGCGCGACCggcagaggaaggagagggagggcagGGACCGAGATAGGGACAGAGGGGACAGAGGAGACAGGGAGAGGCGACGATCCCGAAGCACAGACAGAAACCAAGACAGACGAGAACGTAGAAGAAGTCGCAGCAGCAGCCGGGACCGAAGGAACGAACGTAGAGACAAGGAGAGGGACGGAGGGGATGACAGGAGCAAGAGGAAGGACAGAGATCACCACAAAGATCGAGGGACTGAGAGGGAGCGGTCCAGGGATAAAAAGAACAGGGGAGAGACTGACGACAGGAGGCATAAAGACGACAGGGAGAggcacagagaagagaggaaggcGAAAAGGTCGAGCCGGAGTCGAAGCAGGGAGAGGAGACACAAAAGCGGGGTAGAGGAGAAGAGCAGGAAACGAGAGCGCAGccacagcagagagagggacaggGATAGAGACGGAGAGCAGCGTTCTCACAAACGTAGTCGTAGCAAAGACAGGAGCCATCATCAGCGAGAGTCCAGTAATGACCATAGTAAACATAGTGAACGCAGAAGGAGTCAGAGCACTGAGTAA
- the LOC121908949 gene encoding fibronectin type III domain-containing protein 7-like encodes MLLSAALPCGQNYSVTVQGQGSECDSIPSSPAFLKTTPCVPRDVTTYVQCEFNMGSVSWGPSDGAETYVAVATGLDGHTHQCLTNTTSCTWEDLHCGEEYTVVVRAKVDNCTSLPSNSSVIHMDPCVPRNLVTSVNCDMKIVSLSWDASNGTNLYMVSAEGGYGSIGLTTNVTTAYFSEFICGQNYSLTVTPHNQHCPGHPSAPASIQTWPCPPAGVSTMQDCLSSIVMVTWQPSNGTDYYTATMQTDSGISNVCMSDSNKCSVPGLNCGHNFSVSVTASNQQCNVTSSLTTSLQSVPCVPTNVSAVMDCANNTAVVSWSASLGAVQYSVTAYSSHSNASCQTSDLTCNLDNLTCGSRYSVQVVAMDDNCSSIPSQALVFSSAACPPQNLSSQVNCLSNDVTISWDATREAEYFLVSVTPENGGSSESCNTTNTACSISNLTCGNTFTVEVTSVRGDCRSQHSQTHSIMAAPCQPQGIRGNLDCVTNSAWISWDAAPGADSYTVSAVGGEDYTANCTTSTNTTCEVEGLACGVLYNFSVVAKNSECESQPSATIELQTAPCSLSGITAFPQCHNSSILVVWDLMEGREGNTVYTATAEASDHTYLSCNNTGTSCSLHGARCDLHYTIIVAASSDQCSSLRSPPYRISMEPCPPRDVMVNASCEDHSALVSWTSSPVAETYHVVAMGADGHVHTCNTTSSNCSLSEIHCDQQYTVFVTASHENCSSKASQNATLNTGPCQPDGVSVTFHCNNQSALLSWMRRDNAVDYYGCAQAENGDMLYCHSTNPTCIIEGLDCGTVYNFSVQASDGTCNSSFSDPLQSGAAPCPPDAIQVQLMPMQTEIQVMHFSWTQITCRDTEYILKLTGSLLGDSQAQFDLSSYWTNRTYFEIPLPCGSSYVATVESRNAAGTSDPSVPLNKTTAPCPPSGVVYSGNRSFATVSWNASVFATTYTVYDNRVSPEAQLCSTAGLSCSLSNITTTNLVITASNAAGESEAKSITNVITQGRRRRDLSEKMPDNGGLSAPVLDVTQAMSTVIFVEWSQVDTASHYSLIIRPQGSSHEPQELMVFGESIILTDLSPNSTYCFSVSARNAAIRGPESEPVCVQTGQGLPQ; translated from the exons ATGCTTCTGTCAGCTGCTCTGCCGTGCGGACAGAACTACAGTGTGACTGTACAAGGACAAGGCAGCGAGTGTGACAGCATCCCCAGCAGCCCTGCCTTCCTCAAAACTA CTCCATGTGTCCCCCGCGATGTGACCACCTACGTGCAGTGTGAGTTCAACATGGGATCTGTTAGCTGGGGGCCCAGTGATGGCGCTGAAACATATGTTGCCGTAGCTACTGGACTTGATGGACACACCCACCAGTGTCTCACTAACACCACCTCCTGCACCTGGGAGGACCTGCACTGCGGGGAGGAGTACACTGTTGTAGTGAGAGCAAAAGTTGACAACTGCACCAGTCTGCCCAGCAACAGCTCTGTCATCCATATGG atcCCTGTGTGCCCCGGAATTTGGTTACCTCTGTGAACTGCGATATGAAAATCGTTTCCCTGAGCTGGGATGCAAGTAATGGGACAAACTTGTACATGGTCTCCGCTGAGGGAGGGTACGGATCAATTGGGCTCACCACTAATGTCACCACAGCGTACTTCTCTGAGTTCATCTGTGGACAAAACTACAGCCTCACAGTCACACCTCATAACCAGCACTGTCCAGGCCACCCCAGTGCACCTGCTTCCATACAGACAT GGCCGTGCCCGCCTGCAGGAGTTTCTACCATGCAGGACTGCCTCTCTAGCATCGTCATGGTAACCTGGCAGCCCAGTAATGGGACAGACTACTACACGGCCACCATGCAGACTGACTCTGGCATCTCAAACGTGTGCATGTCCGACTCTAATAAATGCAGCGTTCCTGGTCTGAACTGTGGGCACAATTTCTCTGTGTCCGTCACAGCTTCTAACCAGCAGTGTAACGTCACCTCCAGTCTAACTACCAGTCTGCAGTCAG TGCCATGTGTTCCCACTAACGTCTCAGCGGTGATGGACTGTGCCAACAACACTGCTGTTGTGTCCTGGTCTGCCAGTCTGGGTGCTGTACAGTACTCAGTGACAGCCTACAGTAGTCATAGCAACGCCAGCTGCCAGACCTCTGACCTCACCTGTAATCTTGACAACCTCACATGTGGCAGCCGCTACTCTGTTCAAGTAGTCGCGATGGATGACAACTGCTCAAGTATCCCCAGCCAGGCTCTGGTGTTCAGCTCAG CCGCCTGCCCACCTCAGAACCTGAGTTCCCAGGTCAACTGCTTGTCAAATGATGTGACAATTTCTTGGGATGCCACCAGAGAAGCGGAGTACTTTTTGGTTTCAGTAACTCCAGAAAACGGAGGAAGCAGCGAGTCATGTAACACCACAAACACGGCATGCTCTATCAGCAATCTGACCTGTGGAAATACGTTCACTGTTGAAGTCACGTCTGTCAGAGGAGACTGCCGCAGCCAGCACAGCCAAACCCACAGCATCATGGCAG CTCCCTGCCAGCCGCAGGGAATTAGAGGCAACCTTGACTGTGTGACCAACTCAGCCTGGATATCGTGGGATGCCGCCCCAGGGGCGGACAGCTACACTGTGTCAGCAGTAGGTGGAGAGGACTACACAGCCAACTGCACCACTTCCACAAACACTACCTGCGAGGTGGAAGGCCTGGCATGCGGTGTACTCTATAACTTCAGTGTTGTTGCTAAAAACAGCGAGTGTGAGAGTCAGCCTAGTGCCACCATCGAACTGCAGACAG CCCCCTGCTCCCTCTCTGGTATCACAGCCTTCCCTCAGTGCCACAACTCCTCCATCCTCGTTGTCTGGGATCTCATGGAGGGCAGAGAGGGAAACACAGTGTACACTGCCACAGCTGAAGCTAGTGACCACACCTACCTGTCCTGCAATAACACTGGCACCAGCTGCTCCCTGCACGGAGCACGATGTGACCTCCATTACACCATCATTGTTGCTGCATCATCAGACCAGTGCAGCAGTTTGAGGAGTCCACCTTACAGAATTAGCATGG AGCCCTGTCCACCCAGAGATGTGATGGTCAACGCCTCCTGTGAGGACCACAGCGCCCTAGTGTCCTGGACCAGCTCTCCAGTTGCTGAAACCTACCACGTTGTTGCGATGGGTGCAGATGGACACGTGCATACTTGTAACACCACCTCCAGTAACTGCAGCCTGTCAGAGATCCACTGTGACCAgcagtatacagtatttgtgaCTGCGAGCCATGAGAACTGCTCCAGCAAGGCCAGTCAAAATGCAACACTCAACACAG GTCCCTGCCAGCCAGATGGTGTCTCGGTTACGTTCCACTGTAACAATCAGTCTGCACTGCTCTCATGGATGCGCAGAGATAATGCTGTAGACTACTATGGCTGTGCTCAAGCAGAGAACGGAGACATGCTGTACTGTCACAGCACTAATCCCACCTGCATTATCGAGGGTCTTGATTGTGGAACAGTCTACAATTTCTCCGTCCAGGCCTCAGATGGGACATGCAACAGCTCCTTCAGTGACCCATTGCAGAGCGGAGCAG CTCCTTGTCCTCCAGATGCCATACAGGTACAGCTGATGCCGATGCAGACGGAGATCCAGGTAATGCATTTCAGCTGGACGCAGATCACCTGCAGGGACACCGAGTACATACTGAAGTTAACGGGAAGTCTTCTGGGAGACAGCCAGGCCCAGTTCGATCTCTCTTCCTACTGGACAAACAGGACGTACTTTGAGATTCCCCTCCCCTGCGGTTCGTCCTATGTTGCTACAGTGGAGAGCAGGAATGCTGCTGGCACCAGTGATCCATCAGTGCCTCTTAATAAAACAACAG CTCCTTGTCCACCATCAGGTGTGGTGTACAGCGGTAACAGGTCCTTCGCCACAGTTTCGTGGAACGCCTCAGTGTTTGCCACCACCTACACTGTGTACGACAACCGTGTTTCGCCTGAGGCACAGCTGTGCAGCACTGCAGGGCTGTCCTGCTCTCTGTCCAACATCACTACCACAAACCTGGTGATCACAGCCAGCAACGCAGCTGGAGAAAGTGAAGCAAAAAGTATCACAAATG TGATTACACAAGGACGAAGGAGAAGAGATCTCAGTGAAAAAATGCCAGATAATG GAGGCCTCTCAGCTCCCGTGCTGGACGTCACACAGGCGATGTCaacagttatttttgttgaGTGGTCTCAAGTAGACACCGCATCCCATTACAGCCTGATTATCAGGCCGCAGGGAAGCTCCCATGAGCCACAGGAGCTAATGGTGTTCGGGGAAAGCATCATTCTCACTGACCTGAGCCCCAACTCCACTTACTGTTTCTCTGTGTCGGCCAGGAATGCGGCCATTAGAGGACCGGAGTCcgaacctgtgtgtgtgcaaactgGACAGGGTCTCCCCCagtag